The Prevotella melaninogenica nucleotide sequence ATACTTACCGTTGTGTGAAAAGTAGATACCCTTCTGTGCAACGGTTCCGTCTGATGACAATTGGTTAGGGTTAAGGAATACACGTGCGTTCTTCTCATCCCCAAGACGGTCCATGATGTAGAGTACACTTTGGTTCTGCAGACCATCATTTTTGTAGAAAAGCCACTTACCTATAGACTTGATATAGGAAGGAGCCGATACCTTCTCATAGTTCGCCAACTCCTTCATACGATTGAAGAGCTTTGCTCGGAATGGAATACGAGAAAGATACTCCTGTGTAACCTTGTTCTCAGCAGCTACCCATTCAGCGGTAGCTTTGGAACTGTCATTCTCTAATGGACGATAAGGATCGGCAACTTGAACACCAAAATAGGTGTCTACAGTTCCGTCCTTAGGAGCTTGTGGATACGTTAGCTTCTGTGCCATCATGCTTGTAGCAGACAATAATGCTGCGGTTAGTAATACTTGTTTCTTCATATAGTAAAGATTTGAATGAATGTTCGCTGTTTGCGATTGGGTGGACTTATTAGTCAAATTAGGCTTATTGGGCTAACATGCCCAATATGCCCAATCAATGATAAAAATTACTTTAAGCTTTCTTGATACCACTCGTAGAGTTTCTCAACACCATCTTCAATTTCCACTTTGTGCGTCCAACCAAGTCTGTGCAACTTCTCAACATCAATGAGTTTACGTGGTGTACCATTTGGTTTCTCGGCATCCCAGATGATATCTCCTTCAAAGTGAACGGTCTTCTTGACAAGTTCTGCAAGTTCTTTGATAGTAAGTTCCTTACCTGTACCAACATTGATATGACAGTTACGAATCTCTCCTAAAGAAGGGATAGCACCACCACGACCCTCAGAGTTATTGCGGTCAACTGCTCCATCAATCTTTGCGCCGTAGAAAACACTTGAATATTTCTCTATGCCAATGATATCTTTGAAGTCTACATTTAATAAAACGTGGACGCTGGCATCAGCCATATCCTCACTCCAAAGGAATTCGCGCAATGGACTTCCGTCACCCCATAGGGTCACCTTATTATTCTCAATACCATAGAAAGCGAGTGCTTTCAAGATGCGCTCCTCTGTATTCTTGCCATCAACATTACCTTCACCAATCTCCGCACGCAGTTTATCAGTTGGGTTGATAGGACGCTTATCCATATCATTACGTATGGCATCCCAGTTGTTTTCGTGAATAAGTTTCGCAAGATAAATCTTGCGCATCATAGCTGGCATCACATGAGAGTTCTCCAAATGGAAGTTATCATTAGGACCATAGAGGTTTGTTGGCATGACAGCTATGTAATTAGTACCATACTGGAGGTTATAGCTTTCACACATCTTAAGACCTGCTATCTTTGCAATAGCATACTCCTCGTTACTATACTCCAATGGAGAAGTTAGCAAGTAATCCTCGCGCATTGGCTGTGGTGCGTTCTTTGGATAGATACATGTACTTCCAAGGAAGAGAAGTTTCTCTACCTTATGAAGGTAGCTCTGCTCAATAACATTGCATTGCATCTTCATATTCTGCATGATGAAGTCTGCACGATAGAGATAGTTTGCCATAATACCTCCAACGAAAGCAGCAGCAAGGACAACGGCATCAGGTTTCTCTTCATCAAAGAAACGCTTCACAGCCTGCTGATCTGTCAGATCTAATTCTTTATGGCTTCGTCCAACGAGATTTGTATATCCTCGTTGAAGAAGGTTATTCCATATTGCTGAGCCAACTAATCCATTGTGTCCAGCAATGTATATTTTACTATTTTTGTTCATTGCGTGTTTGTTGAATATACGATAAAAAGTAATAATAGCTGATAGTAAGCGATTATTTGGAATCGCCAACTATCAGCATAAGCGGTAATTATCCCTCTCATAAGAGGGGGAGGGAAGGATGAAGCGTTCTTACTTAACGATACCCTTCTCCAAATACTCTTCAAGGTTTGTTCTAACCTTCTCAGCTGCACCCTCAGAAGCAACCTTAGCCATGTCGCTATCTACCATAATGTTGACAAGCTCTTCAAAACTTGTACTGTTAGGATTCCAACCGAGTTTCGCCTTTGCCTTTGTTGGGTCTCCCCAGAGATTGACAACGTCAGTAGGACGATAGAAGTCTGGACTAACCTCAATAAGTACCTTTCCTGTAGCCTTATCAATACCCTTCTCGTCCATGTCCTCACCTTGGAATTCGAGTTCAATACCAACACGCTTAAATGCATAATAGCAGAAATCACGTACGCTATGCTGTACACCAGTAGCAATAACGAAGTCCTCTGGCTTCTCCTGCTGGAGAATCAACCACATACACTCAACGTAATCCTTAGCATAGCCCCAGTCACGAAGAGAGCCAAGATTACCCAAATAGAGTTTTTCCTGCTTGCCCTGCTTGATACGTGCAGCAGCAAGTGTAATCTTGCGAGTAACGAAAGTCTCACCACGACGCTCACTCTCGTGGTTGAAGAGGATACCAGAGCAACAATACATGTTGTAAGCCTCACGATACTCCTTTGTAATCCAGAAGCCATACTGCTTAGCTACAGCGTATGGGCTGTAAGGATGGAATGGGGTGTTTTCGTTTTGTGGAACTTCCTCAACCTTACCATACAACTCAGAAGTAGAAGCCTGATAGATACGACAAGTTTCTGTCATACCCAACTGGCGAACTGATTCTAAGATACGTAATACACCAACAGCATCAACGTCAGCAGTAAATTCAGGAGAATCGAAACTTACCTGTACGTGACTCTGTGCTGCAAGGTTATAAATCTCATCAGGACGCACTTTACTGATTACGCCAAGGATACTCATAGAGTCGCCAAGGTCTGCATAATGCAAGTGGAAGTGTGGACGACCTTCTAAATGAGCAATACGCTCACGGAAATCTACTGATGAACGACGAATAGTACCATGTACATCATAACCTTTTTCGAGTAATAACTCTGCCAAATAGGAACCATCCTGGCCTGTAATACCCGTAATAAGTGCTTTTTTCTCCATTGTATTTCTTTTGAGTTTATAATTTTCTTAATGATAACACAAAGATACAAATTAATATTAATAATTTATCCATTTAAGGATAAGAAACTTCATATTTATATTTAATTTATTTTCAAGTAGATATACAATGCTAATCTTTGTTAGGTCATTATTGATATGATTATTTGCAAATTATAATGTTTTTGTGCTGAATTTTATTTACATTTCCGTTGATATTTTACGTTGATACAAGTCATAAAAGGGGTATTTTACTTAGTTTTGTAACTCTCTTATTTTGAGAGTCTTACATGATTGCATTTGAAAAGCTGCTTAGTTGGCTTCTAAAAGGGCGTTAATAAGACTCCAAAAGAGCACCTTTTGCAAGCCAAAAGGGCGTCTTTTCAATGCCCATAGAGCATATATAAACAAGTTGTGGTTTGAAAAATGTTTACACAAATACTTTTGGTTAGAATCAAATCTGCTATTTCATTCTAATGTGTTTGTTAAATCACTACACTTTTTATGCTTACTAACCTTGATACACTTTATAATAATACGCATTCAAACTTCAACTCAAATGGAGTAATTAGAATACTGTACTCAAACTCTTACTGTAGTATTATTCCATAATATAATCTGTTTAGGCTATAATGATTGATTTGGGTTAAATAAAAAAGTCCACTCTAAAAAGAATGGACTTTTGGTTTTAATAAGTGGTTATTTGGTTTATCCTACCATGTTCTTGAGGTCTTCTTCAACAGATGTGATACCACCAAGGCCGAAGTTCTCAACCAACACTTTCAGAACGTTTGGAGAAACGAAGGCTGGCAATGTAGGACCAATATGAATATTCTTAATGCCGAGGTAGAGTAGGGCAAGCAGAACGATAACTGCTTTCTGCTCATACCATGCAATATTGAACTCGATTGGAAGATCATTGATGTCGTTTGCACCAAAAATCTCTTTCAGCTTCAAGGCAACAACTGCCCATGAATAAGAGTCATTACACTGTCCTGCATCCAATACACGTGGGATTCCATTGATATCGCCAAGGTTCAACTTGTTATATTTGAACTTAGCACAACCACTGGTTAAGATGACAGTATCCTTTGGTAACTGAGCAGCAAACTCTGTATAGTAGTCACGGCTCTTCATACGACCATCACATCCACTCATTACGACAAACTTGCGGATTGCACCACTCTTAACAGCATCAACAACCTGATCAGCCAAAGCAAATACCTGTGCATGAGCAAATCCACCGATAATCTCACCCTGTTCGATAGCTGTTGGAGCCTTACAAGTCTTAGCAATTTCGATTACCTCAGAGAAGTCCTTGTGACCGTTCTCATCAGCAAGGATATGCTTCCAACCTGGGAAACCTGTTGCGTTTGTTGTGAATACGCGGTCCTTATAGCTTGCTTTTGGTGAAGGAGGAACAATACAGTTGGTTGTGAAGACGATAGGACCATTGAATGTTTCAAACTCTTCCTTCTGCTTCCACCATGCATTACCATAGTTTCCAACGAGGTGCTTGTACTTCTTCAACTGTGGATAATAATGAGCTGGGAGCATCTCTCCGTGGGTGTAAACATCTACGCCTGTTCCCTCTGTTTGCTCCAAAAGCTGCTCGATATCCTTCAAGTCATGACCAGAGATAAGAATACCTGGACGGCTACCTGTACCAATATTTACCTTTGTAAGTTCTGGATTACCGTATGCCTGTGTGTTAGCCTTGTCAAGTAATGCCATTGCATCAACACCGAACTTACCTGTTTCCATAACAGTAGACAGCAATGTGTCCATGTCTGCTGCTGGGTTAGAAATGGTAGCAAGTGCCTTTTCCATGAATGCAATAATCTCTTCATTACGCTCATTGAGACGTGATGCGTGCTCATAGTAAGCTGCCATACCCTTCAAACCGAGTACTGTCAACTCCTTCAATGAACGGAGGTCTTCATTCTCTGTACGGAGAACGCTCTCACGATCCCCCTCAGCTTCATAGTCTGCTTTCTCACCACCCCAGTTTACTTCCTGGTAGTTAGGCAATGTTACATTGTTCTCTTTTGCAAGTGCGAGCAACTCACGTTTGATACGTACACCGTTGTCCACCTTATTTAATATAGCCTGATCATCAAAGTTTGCATTGGTGATAGTTGCAAAAAGTGCATCTACAATATAATCACCAACCTCCTGGTTCGTTTTAATACCTGCATTTCGAAGTGAGTCTGAAATCGTAGCTACACCTCTTACAACACCAAGTAACAAATCTTGCCAACGGCTTGTCTCAGCTTTTTTACCGCAAACACCTTGAATGGTACATCCTGTACCCTTTGCTGTTTCCTGACATTGGAAACAGAACATTTTGTTCTCTGCCATGTTTTTTGTTTTATATATTATTTCTATAATGTTATTATGGGTGCAAAATTATAGATAAAAAAAAGCCAAAAAGGTAACATATGTGACGGTTAAGGGTTAAAAAATAATAAATCTAACTATGCGATGTTTTTTATCTATAATATCACTTTGATGTAAAGAAGAGCGTAAAAGATAAAAATCGGAAACGCTTTGTATAAAAAGATGTTAAGGTGATGTTTGTAAATATTTTCTACATGTATATATTGGAATGTAATAAAATATTTGCGAAATTTAATAACTAATAGATATTAAAAAACTTGCCATAAACTTGACATTCTTAATTAAATATGTTATATTTGCAGTGTAATAACAGAATAGGTAACTAAAAATACACGGATTATGGCTAAGTACAATTTAATAGAAAAAAAAGAGAAGGTAGCTGCCTACCGTAGTTTGGTCAGTCCGCAATTAATGGATGAGTTAAAGGAGAAGATTCTTAATATCATTCTTATTCAGCAGCGTTACAAAGACAAGAATTATTCTGCCAAGCAACTTGCTGAGGACTTAGGAACTAATACGCGCTACATCTCGGCTGTAGTTAATGTGCGATTCCACATGAACTACACGTCATTTGTTAACAAATTCCGAATAGAGGAAGCAATGGCTCTTTTGGTTGATAAGCGTTATCAAGAACTGAATATGGAAGATATCAGTGATATGGTGGGCTTCTCTAATAGGCAG carries:
- the gmd gene encoding GDP-mannose 4,6-dehydratase — encoded protein: MEKKALITGITGQDGSYLAELLLEKGYDVHGTIRRSSVDFRERIAHLEGRPHFHLHYADLGDSMSILGVISKVRPDEIYNLAAQSHVQVSFDSPEFTADVDAVGVLRILESVRQLGMTETCRIYQASTSELYGKVEEVPQNENTPFHPYSPYAVAKQYGFWITKEYREAYNMYCCSGILFNHESERRGETFVTRKITLAAARIKQGKQEKLYLGNLGSLRDWGYAKDYVECMWLILQQEKPEDFVIATGVQHSVRDFCYYAFKRVGIELEFQGEDMDEKGIDKATGKVLIEVSPDFYRPTDVVNLWGDPTKAKAKLGWNPNSTSFEELVNIMVDSDMAKVASEGAAEKVRTNLEEYLEKGIVK
- a CDS encoding helix-turn-helix domain-containing protein, producing the protein MAKYNLIEKKEKVAAYRSLVSPQLMDELKEKILNIILIQQRYKDKNYSAKQLAEDLGTNTRYISAVVNVRFHMNYTSFVNKFRIEEAMALLVDKRYQELNMEDISDMVGFSNRQSFYASFYKLNGVTPRDYRMRHLAQPSSEEVRLKKPLKK
- the hcp gene encoding hydroxylamine reductase, whose protein sequence is MAENKMFCFQCQETAKGTGCTIQGVCGKKAETSRWQDLLLGVVRGVATISDSLRNAGIKTNQEVGDYIVDALFATITNANFDDQAILNKVDNGVRIKRELLALAKENNVTLPNYQEVNWGGEKADYEAEGDRESVLRTENEDLRSLKELTVLGLKGMAAYYEHASRLNERNEEIIAFMEKALATISNPAADMDTLLSTVMETGKFGVDAMALLDKANTQAYGNPELTKVNIGTGSRPGILISGHDLKDIEQLLEQTEGTGVDVYTHGEMLPAHYYPQLKKYKHLVGNYGNAWWKQKEEFETFNGPIVFTTNCIVPPSPKASYKDRVFTTNATGFPGWKHILADENGHKDFSEVIEIAKTCKAPTAIEQGEIIGGFAHAQVFALADQVVDAVKSGAIRKFVVMSGCDGRMKSRDYYTEFAAQLPKDTVILTSGCAKFKYNKLNLGDINGIPRVLDAGQCNDSYSWAVVALKLKEIFGANDINDLPIEFNIAWYEQKAVIVLLALLYLGIKNIHIGPTLPAFVSPNVLKVLVENFGLGGITSVEEDLKNMVG
- a CDS encoding GDP-L-fucose synthase family protein; translation: MNKNSKIYIAGHNGLVGSAIWNNLLQRGYTNLVGRSHKELDLTDQQAVKRFFDEEKPDAVVLAAAFVGGIMANYLYRADFIMQNMKMQCNVIEQSYLHKVEKLLFLGSTCIYPKNAPQPMREDYLLTSPLEYSNEEYAIAKIAGLKMCESYNLQYGTNYIAVMPTNLYGPNDNFHLENSHVMPAMMRKIYLAKLIHENNWDAIRNDMDKRPINPTDKLRAEIGEGNVDGKNTEERILKALAFYGIENNKVTLWGDGSPLREFLWSEDMADASVHVLLNVDFKDIIGIEKYSSVFYGAKIDGAVDRNNSEGRGGAIPSLGEIRNCHINVGTGKELTIKELAELVKKTVHFEGDIIWDAEKPNGTPRKLIDVEKLHRLGWTHKVEIEDGVEKLYEWYQESLK